A segment of the uncultured Desulfobulbus sp. genome:
GTCTGCCATGAAATCGCAGACGCCTGAAGAGTCGGATTTGAGCTCTTCAACGGTGAATTCGTGTCCCAAATCATAACTGGCTGCCACTGCAGAGGAATATAACAAGAGGATTCCAACAGTTATTGAATAGACGAGAAAAAAGAAGATTGAAAATAAGCGAGTACTCTTCCGGCTGAACAAAACTGTTTCTCCTTGAGTTATTAGATGGTTACCTTTTTTGACGCCATTCTTTGAATGTTGGAAATGCAATCTCGAATTGCACCTTGAACCAATCCTTTACTTTGTGGTCCTTGTTGATTTCTTCTTCTAGCCAAATTTCTATTTCTTTTAAATAGCTATTTTCTTCCGGTTTGGGTTTGAGTCGTTTATGACCGTCGCCGGTGATCAGCCAGTG
Coding sequences within it:
- a CDS encoding helix-turn-helix transcriptional regulator, which produces MAFKDRIKEIRKELGLTQKEMADKIGVSLRTQQRYEEGSKAPEIHLLIDLALIGYNLHWLITGDGHKRLKPKPEENSYLKEIEIWLEEEINKDHKVKDWFKVQFEIAFPTFKEWRQKR